A single region of the Schizosaccharomyces osmophilus chromosome 3, complete sequence genome encodes:
- the trm732 gene encoding tRNA (cytosine 32-2'-O)-methyltransferase regulator Trm732, which produces MDDKSVLSLFEGDYSHLQLEPSVFCECREFFINTQSSSWTERGTLFFQSYQFLKYFLAHPTLDGPTQLACFDTTSVWLRRVFNACKQNDIFKQNVWESVERSFWSTLFNLPSTRASIPGVTGVQLAVRDLFTKTLQLYLLTCPNEELKENTLLLLLQQSLCWDRHAKVVCTAIQILVKYTGAEAVFSFQPDFISRSMKYLKDYSYAQAISTTVFTVLSLYYQTLCEKYDDKEIAEDEWMNLWCPVILTEFYGDNRQTQSGMSSFLIPSLLSVSPNITPKFLSALQRYPDVSKDAKDAACLFALKIAKDGKLIQHLDLNNEHSFLRSLMLHKDSKIQLACFNLIALCPNISTPLTVEEFDCIESRIQFAFGIADSDTRQILLKSMHDFFVRIRASCHALQRNIRYKRSPSIPDDAKIIKRSQRFLEYFISACIEYLHPTCNYQQVLCSLGLLKALVTLGLDGSVEESMMKERQHSFPFQIKILNKDVTRILIDRLIDPYDTIRDLSLNILLSYNYLPGYNTSEELCFLFNHGLRLLNSVRVHECEGGAKTICLCNHFMEKLQSGSTYKNVRRILDLLQKNVEVARKSLLQAAISYPIQGYLIQLSYTFSTSSTLSFLKKNDNEWKSLIIEILQLSESVWLLVKEILCDDSPEGNLPKDQDDSGVSDNLEDTPAQLILSYSWRSIKEISSLLSMILIKCSSFYPDVFDYSNLDHYGFLMMSWLWEIRHRGAFTSVYPCFVSYCSFLFAMKDVNLCRMPIPWLQKNIEVVQEKSSFITRRSGGIPFSITGILVAGKEKNKVLLSKTILALIDMSKEKIVADPNAAKVDLPQVHAMNSLKTIFTEHRLSSVSLEYLEPAIALAIEGFSHELWPIRNCSVMLFTALMNRSFGNKRPKGVVNLGNTKGLSTKTFFSKFPSLRPYLLKELQHSVNTLRSNNQASTGLYPILNLFSRLQYAYTYPNEEEWEGVNEFEPLLLQCTASKICKVREIAALSLTCLIDGSHLMEFVVTQLKNVEVLTQNELHGRLLTVRAMLAGLLSNLTGESKNIFFDKVSLTLLSCFSEITSNKRSFYIKKLFLEIIQSYFMSHTDRDAKRLQQLRRMTMDYCKRILFEKKSWPLYGHNFIGLPIHQQTAAEIFLQNSKEFSIHSDTHSIGFLVSKLLRYEFYEVQIATLEHILDHPRKRVIVNNPEIMRALVDLSLKHQWSQLRAPALALLSDLLEAKNYKSMMLDCAEIIEVVQTNESLPVRESLLILLGSYLKHLFMEGNTEVVNYYYCWVDILLKFTNEYMAFSTRKAALSSLIHFGVSFPSNSEEINFTGICILPLILGDVLNDDDEELRQDAAAYACEVLQVSDLCINEVWSLWKQATKKAFGGLSEFQARVSKRIMVHNGLEKASEQLESILTRDSALFETERQNLYYSDYQRLQDLLYYALPSSEELQSWVEDGIKSIKQFFVNVQVDGALGRTSDPNVWYVVFRIIRVAKHVNVSLDDVHELMRAIDAHPDFCY; this is translated from the coding sequence ATGGATGATAAAAGTGTTTTATCACTCTTTGAAGGCGACTATTCGCACCTGCAGCTTGAGCCCTCAGTATTTTGTGAGTGCAGAGagtttttcatcaataCTCAATCGAGCTCTTGGACGGAACGAGGTacccttttctttcagtCTTAccaatttttaaaatactttttggCCCATCCTACGCTCGATGGCCCAACTCAACTCGCTTGTTTCGATACCACTAGTGTTTGGCTGCGGAGGGTATTTAACGCCTGCAAGCAAAATGATATATTTAAGCAGAATGTCTGGGAATCGGTTGAAAGATCATTTTGGTCAACCCTTTTTAACTTGCCATCGACGCGGGCATCTATTCCTGGGGTCACGGGAGTTCAATTGGCTGTGAGAgatttatttactaaaaCATTACAGCTTTATTTGCTTACATGTCCAAATGAAGAACTTAAGGAAAATACATTACTACTACTTTTACAACAATCTCTATGTTGGGATAGACATGCAAAGGTAGTGTGTACCGCTATTCAGATCCTTGTTAAATATACTGGAGCAGAAGCtgttttttcgtttcaacCTGATTTTATATCTCGTTCAATGAAATATTTAAAGGACTATAGCTATGCACAAGCTATATCGACTACGGTGTTTACTGTATTAAGTTTGTATTACCAAACATTGTGTGAAAAATATGATGATAAAGAAATTGCAGAAGACGAGTGGATGAACTTGTGGTGTCCTGTGATTCTTACTGAATTTTATGGAGACAATCGGCAAACTCAAAGTGGAATGTCTTCCTTTTTAATCCCATCGTTACTTAGTGTTTCTCCTAATATCACACCAAAATTTCTGTCTGCTTTACAAAGATATCCAGACGTTTCAAAGGATGCGAAAGATGCTGcttgtttgtttgcatTGAAAATCGCTAAAGACGGAAAGCTTATTCAACACCTTGATCTCAACAAtgaacattcttttcttcgaaGCCTTATGTTGCATAAAGATTCCAAAATACAACTTGCttgttttaatttaattgCTCTTTGTCCCAATATTTCGACGCCTTTGACCGTCGAGGAATTTGATTGCATTGAATCGAGGATTCAATTCGCTTTTGGAATAGCTGATTCCGATACTAGacaaattcttttaaaatcaatGCATGACTTTTTTGTAAGGATTCGGGCTTCTTGCCATGCTCTTCAAAGAAACATAAGATACAAACGCAGCCCTTCCATACCTGACGATGctaaaataattaaaagatCCCAAAGGTTTTTGGAGTACTTTATTTCCGCATGTATTGAATATTTACATCCGACTTGCAACTATCAGCAAGTGCTTTGTTCTCTTGGCCTTCTTAAAGCTTTAGTAACTTTGGGATTGGATGGATCGGTAGAAGAATCAatgatgaaagaaagacaacattcttttccatttcaaataaaaattttaaacaAGGATGTAACTCGAATTTTAATAGATCGATTGATCGATCCCTACGATACTATTCGTGATCTTAGTTTGAACATTTTGCTATCCTATAATTATTTGCCTGGTTATAACACTTCAGAAGaattatgttttttatttaatcaCGGTCTTCGTTTGCTCAACTCTGTTAGGGTTCATGAGTGTGAAGGTGGTGCTAAGACGATATGTCTTTGCAATCattttatggaaaaattaCAGTCAGGAAGTACCTACAAAAATGTAAGAAGAATTTTAGATCTTCTACAGAAAAACGTTGAAGTTGCTAGAAAATCATTACTCCAAGCTGCTATAAGTTATCCAATCCAAGGGTACTTGATTCAGTTGTCCTATACATTTTCTACTTCGTcaactctttcttttctaaagaaaaatgataATGAATGGAAGAGTTTAATCATTGAAATTTTGCAACTATCAGAATCTGTGTGGTTGCTTGTTAAAGAGATTCTTTGTGATGATTCTCCTGAAGGAAATTTGCCAAAAGACCAAGATGATAGTGGAGTGTCCGATAATTTAGAGGATACACCTGCTCAATTGATTCTTAGTTACTCATGGAGGAGCATCAAGGAAATATCATCTCTATTATCCATGATCCTTATAAAATGTAGCTCTTTCTACCCAGACGTTTTTGATTACTCAAACTTGGATCATTATGGATTTTTGATGATGAGTTGGCTATGGGAGATTAGGCACCGAGGAGCTTTTACTAGCGTTTATCCTTGTTTCGTTAGTTactgttcatttttgtttgcgATGAAAGACGTAAATTTATGCAGAATGCCAATTCCTTGGTTGCAAAAAAACATAGAGGTCGTTCAAGAAAAGTCATCATTTATCACTCGCAGAAGCGGTGGTATTCCCTTTTCTATTACAGGCATTTTGGTTGCTggtaaagagaaaaacaaagttttGTTATCTAAAACTATTTTAGCGCTAATTGATATgtctaaagaaaaaattgtgGCTGACCCAAACGCTGCAAAAGTTGACCTTCCACAGGTTCATGCTATGAATAGTCTTAAAACAATATTTACGGAACATCGACTTTCATCCGTTTCGTTGGAGTATTTGGAACCAGCTATTGCTTTAGCTATTGAAGGATTTTCCCATGAATTATGGCCCATTAGGAATTGCAGCGTAATGCTTTTTACAGCTTTGATGAATAGGTCGTTTGGTAATAAACGCCCCAAGGGAGTAGTTAACTTAGGAAATACCAAAGGTCTTTCGACAAAGACGTTTTTCAGTAAGTTTCCTTCCTTAAGGCCGTATCTGTTGAAGGAGCTACAACATAGTGTTAATACTTTGCGATCTAATAATCAAGCAAGCACAGGCTTATATCCGattttaaatttgttttctcgTTTACAATATGCTTATACCTATCCAAATGAGGAGGAATGGGAAGGTGTAAATGAGTTTGAGCCCCTGCTACTTCAGTGTACAGCTAGTAAAATCTGCAAGGTCCGAGAGATTGCGGCGCTGTCATTAACTTGCTTGATTGATGGCTCACATTTGATGGAGTTTGTCGTTACTCAATTAAAGAATGTTGAAGTTTTGACACAAAATGAATTACACGGTCGTCTGTTGACAGTCAGAGCAATGCTAGCTGGCTTATTATCAAACCTAACAGGAGAGtcgaaaaatattttttttgacaagGTATCCTTGACTTTGCTGAGCTGTTTCTCTGAAATTACATCAAATAAGCGAAGcttttatataaaaaaactgtttttggaaattattCAAAGTTATTTTATGTCACATACTGACAGGGATGCTAAAAGGCTGCAGCAGTTAAGAAGGATGACTATGGATTATTGCAAGCGCatcctttttgaaaagaaatcgtGGCCTCTTTATGGCCATAACTTCATTGGATTGCCTATTCATCAGCAAACAGCTGCAGAAATCTTCTTACAAAACTCAAAAGAGTTTTCCATACATAGCGATACTCATTCCATTGgatttcttgtttcaaaGTTACTAAGATACGAGTTTTATGAAGTTCAAATTGCAACATTAGAGCACATATTGGATCATCCGAGAAAGAGGGTTATTGTCAATAATCCAGAAATAATGCGGGCGTTGGTGGACCTATCCTTAAAACATCAGTGGAGTCAGCTTCGTGCACCTGCTcttgctttgctttcagATCTCTTAGAAGCGAAGAATTACAAGTCTATGATGTTGGACTGTGCCGAAATAATTGAGGTCGTACAGACAAATGAAAGCTTACCAGTGCGTGAGAGTCTTCTGATATTATTGGGTTCATACCTTAAACATTTGTTTATGGAGGGTAACACCGAGGTTGTGAATTATTATTACTGTTGGGTTGATATCCTTTTAAAGTTTACAAATGAATACATGGCGTTTTCTACCAGAAAGGCTGCTTTAAGCTCGTTAATTCATTTTGGAGTTAGCTTTCCCAGCAACTCGGAGGAGATCAATTTTACAGGAATTTGTATACTACCATTAATTTTGGGAGATGTTCTGAacgatgatgatgaagaactTCGACAAGATGCTGCGGCGTACGCTTGTGAAGTTCTGCAAGTATCGGATCTCTGCATCAATGAAGTTTGGAGTTTGTGGAAACaagcaaccaaaaaagcttttgggGGTTTGTCGGAATTTCAAGCTCGTGTAAGTAAACGGATTATGGTTCACAACGGCTTAGAGAAGGCTTCCGAACAACTTGAAAGTATATTGACACGCGATTCTGCACTGTTTGAGACCGAACGTCAGAATTTATACTATTCTGACTATCAGAGGCTGCAGGATCTCTTGTATTATGCTTTACCATCAAGCGAAGAACTACAAAGCTGGGTTGAAGATGGAATCAAATCAATCAAACAGTTCTTTGTCAACGTGCAGGTTGATGGTGCATTAGGCCGTACTTCAGACCCTAACGTATGGTATGTCGTCTTTAGAATCATTCGGGTAGCGAAGCATGTCAACGTATCTTTAGACGACGTGCATGAACTGATGAGGGCGATAGACGCTCACCCAGATTTTTGTTATTGA